In uncultured Bacteroides sp., one genomic interval encodes:
- a CDS encoding DUF4391 domain-containing protein — MEIFEYIGYKEHVKPYDKRIPKTQLFLQGGLSKAERELLTEKVEEVRLMYVFNQHTYPMEVVVSNEEQYNSIFVVLAILKSEVSVQRLSRIIQETLPSPTIILFKLGNKYLFSSALKRLNKNEKQKVVTEEYHYSSWIDLENPTNSQKDFLLAVSFGRIPALDYKQAYVYLHRQIYEESNAEIVSKINASNFEELKQKAEEQKAIQQEIDRLAKMLNQKSVSLKEKVELARQINLLDKK, encoded by the coding sequence ATGGAGATATTTGAGTACATAGGATACAAGGAACATGTTAAGCCGTATGACAAACGGATTCCCAAAACACAACTGTTCCTTCAGGGTGGACTTTCAAAAGCCGAAAGAGAACTGCTGACGGAAAAGGTTGAAGAGGTGCGTTTGATGTATGTGTTTAACCAACACACCTACCCTATGGAGGTTGTTGTAAGTAATGAAGAGCAATACAATTCTATCTTTGTTGTTTTAGCTATACTTAAGAGTGAAGTATCAGTGCAACGTCTTTCACGTATTATTCAAGAAACACTACCATCGCCTACAATTATTCTTTTTAAGTTGGGGAATAAATACCTGTTTTCTTCGGCTCTTAAAAGACTGAATAAAAATGAAAAGCAAAAGGTTGTTACAGAAGAATACCATTACAGCAGCTGGATAGATTTAGAAAATCCTACCAATTCACAGAAAGATTTTTTGTTGGCTGTAAGTTTTGGCAGAATACCTGCGCTCGATTATAAACAAGCTTATGTGTATTTACACAGACAAATTTACGAAGAGAGTAATGCCGAAATTGTCAGCAAAATTAATGCATCCAACTTTGAAGAATTGAAGCAAAAAGCCGAAGAACAAAAAGCGATACAACAAGAAATTGACCGATTAGCCAAAATGCTTAACCAAAAATCCGTATCTTTGAAGGAGAAAGTGGAGCTGGCAAGGCAGATTAACTTATTAGACAAAAAATAG
- a CDS encoding site-specific DNA-methyltransferase, translating to MDGKSRNLTEDYIQQIKALFPEAVTEVADNEGNHITHKIDMEKLAILLGEAAIPTDETEYRQKYGEKFSFEWAGKRRAIAEAQKRSTGTLRPCLEESVDWDKTENLYIEGDNLEVLKLLQDSYIGAVKMIYIDPPYNTGKDFVYKDNYKDNLANYLEQTNTTNAVNSEASGRYHTNWLNMMYPRLKLARNLLTEDGVIFISIDDNEVSNLKSICDEVFGEDNFVGLIVIKSNPRGSMSEAKLASLHEYLLVYAKKIIDTAITGHVISENMTSEYKYIENNRYYRLLGLRQRGGFWRRSERPNLYFPIYISPKDGSISLIQDELHTEMVLPIQPTTGEEGTWRWSKEKIEKENSDLLGKQVSRDVFLVWDVYQRDYLDKYGSTVRRTKAKSIWDEKEINYQNGTIEIKQLLHGGAFDYAKPIFLIKRAIEMLDVDNSIILDFFSGSATTAHAVMQLNAEDAGNRKYICVQIPEPTPDNSEARKAGYNTIPEIAKERIRRAGKKILEEQKAKNDGLFADEAPKLDIGFKVFKLDRSNVKEWDVELEGLNEQQAAIQLQAEFNKTLDILKDGRTELDILYEVMLKLGLLLTTHVKEVDIEGKKAFVVGDGIMVASFAKELTYAQISKMLDLKAKFVQAGEFKVVFADESFASDNDKTNAMQLFKQRGITNYEII from the coding sequence ATGGACGGAAAAAGTAGAAACCTGACCGAAGATTATATACAACAAATTAAAGCACTGTTTCCTGAAGCAGTAACGGAAGTTGCTGATAACGAAGGCAACCATATAACTCATAAAATAGATATGGAAAAGCTTGCCATTTTGCTGGGCGAAGCTGCTATACCTACGGACGAAACGGAGTATCGCCAGAAGTATGGTGAGAAGTTCTCGTTTGAATGGGCGGGTAAACGTCGTGCTATTGCCGAAGCACAAAAGCGTAGTACCGGAACATTACGTCCTTGCCTTGAAGAATCAGTTGATTGGGATAAAACAGAAAATCTATATATTGAGGGCGATAATCTGGAAGTTTTGAAACTTCTGCAAGATTCGTATATTGGAGCGGTGAAGATGATATATATCGACCCTCCATATAATACAGGCAAGGACTTTGTATATAAAGACAACTATAAAGACAATCTTGCCAACTATCTGGAACAAACAAATACCACTAATGCCGTAAATAGTGAAGCCAGCGGTCGTTACCATACTAACTGGTTGAATATGATGTATCCTCGTTTGAAATTAGCTCGTAATCTTTTGACTGAGGATGGGGTTATTTTTATTTCTATTGATGATAATGAGGTTTCAAACCTGAAAAGTATATGTGATGAGGTGTTTGGTGAGGATAATTTTGTTGGCTTAATTGTTATTAAAAGCAATCCTCGTGGCTCTATGTCAGAAGCTAAGCTTGCTAGTTTACACGAATATCTGCTTGTATACGCTAAAAAAATTATAGACACAGCAATTACAGGTCATGTTATTTCTGAGAATATGACATCAGAATATAAATATATAGAAAACAATCGTTATTACCGTCTTCTTGGTTTGCGGCAACGTGGCGGTTTCTGGAGACGTAGTGAACGTCCCAATTTATATTTCCCCATATATATTTCCCCAAAAGATGGTTCAATTTCTCTTATTCAGGATGAATTACATACAGAAATGGTACTACCTATTCAACCAACAACAGGGGAAGAGGGAACATGGAGGTGGAGCAAAGAAAAAATTGAAAAAGAAAATTCAGACTTGTTGGGTAAACAAGTCTCAAGGGATGTTTTTTTGGTTTGGGATGTATATCAAAGGGATTATTTGGATAAGTATGGATCAACTGTGCGTAGAACGAAAGCTAAGTCTATATGGGATGAGAAGGAAATAAATTATCAAAATGGAACCATAGAAATTAAGCAATTATTACATGGAGGGGCATTTGATTACGCAAAACCCATTTTTTTAATAAAAAGGGCTATTGAGATGTTGGATGTCGATAATTCTATTATCCTAGACTTCTTCTCTGGTTCAGCCACAACTGCCCACGCAGTTATGCAACTAAATGCAGAAGATGCTGGTAACCGCAAATATATCTGTGTACAAATACCAGAGCCAACACCAGATAATTCTGAAGCAAGGAAAGCCGGTTACAATACCATTCCAGAAATAGCAAAAGAACGTATCCGCCGTGCAGGTAAAAAGATACTGGAAGAACAAAAAGCAAAAAACGACGGTCTTTTTGCTGATGAAGCCCCCAAACTCGATATCGGTTTTAAAGTATTCAAGCTAGACCGCTCGAACGTAAAAGAGTGGGATGTGGAACTTGAAGGGCTTAATGAACAACAAGCTGCAATACAACTTCAAGCTGAATTTAACAAAACATTGGATATTCTGAAAGATGGACGTACCGAACTGGATATCCTCTATGAAGTAATGTTAAAGCTAGGATTATTACTCACCACTCATGTAAAAGAAGTAGATATAGAAGGCAAAAAGGCTTTTGTTGTGGGCGATGGCATAATGGTGGCTTCGTTTGCCAAGGAGCTCACTTATGCTCAGATAAGCAAAATGCTCGATCTCAAAGCCAAGTTTGTACAAGCAGGAGAGTTTAAAGTGGTTTTTGCCGACGAAAGTTTTGCTTCGGACAACGATAAAACCAATGCAATGCAGCTATTCAAACAGCGTGGAATCACTAATTATGAAATAATCTAA
- a CDS encoding DUF3800 domain-containing protein, with protein sequence MKKTFNVYCDESCHIENDHKLFMFLGYISCAYPQVKAHSERINDIKNKHNFYAEIKWNKVSKSKLRFYIELIDYFFSTDLRFRAIGVDKSKVRCDEFGKSYDDHYYTMYYYLLNHNLNTNYTYNVYLDIKDTLSAYKVERLKNILNVKFGVFRNIQNIRSHESVLLQLADFIIGAISYNKNNDEKKNEAKRIILDRIKKHSNVDLEATNYNEKLNLFFIELR encoded by the coding sequence ATGAAGAAAACGTTTAATGTATATTGTGATGAAAGCTGTCATATTGAGAACGATCACAAATTATTTATGTTTCTCGGATACATCAGTTGTGCTTATCCACAAGTGAAAGCGCACTCAGAACGCATTAACGATATTAAGAATAAACATAATTTTTATGCTGAAATTAAGTGGAATAAAGTCTCAAAATCAAAATTAAGATTTTACATTGAACTTATAGACTACTTTTTTTCCACCGACTTAAGATTTCGGGCTATTGGGGTTGATAAATCAAAGGTACGCTGCGATGAGTTTGGCAAAAGTTATGACGATCATTATTACACAATGTATTACTATCTGCTTAATCATAATCTAAACACAAACTACACTTATAATGTATATTTAGATATAAAAGATACGTTGAGTGCATATAAAGTGGAGCGATTGAAAAATATACTGAATGTAAAATTTGGCGTTTTTCGGAATATACAAAATATTCGTTCGCATGAAAGTGTTTTGTTGCAATTGGCAGATTTCATTATTGGAGCCATTTCATACAATAAAAATAATGATGAAAAAAAGAATGAAGCCAAACGTATAATTTTAGATAGAATAAAAAAACACAGTAATGTTGATTTAGAAGCTACCAATTATAACGAGAAGTTAAACCTCTTTTTTATAGAACTTAGATAA